Proteins from one Tenrec ecaudatus isolate mTenEca1 chromosome 8, mTenEca1.hap1, whole genome shotgun sequence genomic window:
- the TTC31 gene encoding tetratricopeptide repeat protein 31 isoform X1: protein MAPVPKAVGRIKLAGDLRPGCPLGVAAAPQLCTEFGPEDYGGEDFLGQLVEPGPRGLHWSCADGSCRRLQGRHQDYFQNQLCHEAKTSEQSEGGKEAKGLGTYCGFRKAFLSSPQEARPGPQSPAASASFLHESDSLFQVVMPQRILVTEEEANRLAEELVAEEERAKQKAEKKRLKKKRQKERKLQERLEQDGRKATAKDSLHGDESPPPSPRHLAQEQCEEEEDSLDLSSSFVSLALRKVGDWPPQARRGKRLSQDPPGRSQDPQRKRDQEEGSPPREESPRQSPKAEVSPGLLAAASQQSQELANLGTHLAQNGFYREAVALFTQALKLNPRDHRLFGNRSFCHERLGQPAWALADAQVALTLRPGWPRGLFRLGKALMGLQRFEEAAAVFQDTLRGGSQPDAARELHCCLRHLALQQDQRKGTCAPPRSAPCSSRISGKERVPHHGQLGSQRRAPMPSQSLQAYYPSVPLEPHLSGPMAFYLPPQMIFHVTQATPMAPCPRCRVEEPLLSISMTPQRAGMGWGLGVPIYLRPGEGRSARLLGSWDTVWCQLTVSPDALHSQPREKGPSDNIEPLGEGGRAPHPLKQLF, encoded by the exons ATGGCGCCGGTTCCGAAGGCTGTGGGGCGGATCAAGCTAG CAGGGGATCTGCGGCCCGGCTGCCCGCTGGGGGTCGCTGCTGCCCCCCAACTCTGCACGGAATTCGGTCCCGAAGACTACGGCGGAGAG GATTTTCTTGGACAGCTGGTGGAACCAGGTCCCAGGGGCCTGCACTGGAGCTGCGCAGATGGGAGCTGTAGGCGGCTGCAGGGGCGCCACCAAG ATTACTTCCAGAACCAGCTCTGCCATGAGGCCAAAACATCTGAGCAGAGTGAAGGAGGCAAGGAGGCCAAGGGACTAGGGACCTACTGTGGTTTCCGGAAGGCCTTTCTGTCCTCTCCCCAAGAGGCGAGGCCCGGGCCTCAAAGCCCCGCTGCCTCGGCATCCTTCCTCCACGAGTCAGACAGTCTGTTTCAGGTGGTCATGCCCCAGAGGATCCTAGTAACTGAAGAG GAAGCTAACCGGCTGGCTGAGGAGCTGGTGGCTGAGGAGGAGAGAGCGAAGCAGAAAGCGGAGAAGAAGCggctgaagaagaag CGTCAAAAGGAACGGAAGTTGCAGGAGCGCTTGGAGCAGGATGGCAGGAAGGCCACA GCCAAGGACAGCCTGCATGGGGATGAGagcccccctcccagccccaggcACCTGGCTCAGGAACagtgtgaggaggaggag GACTCGCTGGATCTTTCCAGCTCGTTTGTGTCTCTAGCCTTGCGCAAAGTTGGGGATTGGCCCCCTCAGGCCCGTAGAGGCAAAAGGCTGAGCCAGGACCCCCCAGGCAGGAGCCAGGACCCCCAGAGGAAGAGGGACCAAGAGGAAGGGAGCCCTCCAAGAGAAGAGAGCCCCAGGCAGAGTCCCAAGGCTGAG GTGTCTCCCGGACTGCTGGCAGCGGCCTCACAGCAGAGCCAGGAGCTAGCAA ACTTGGGAACCCACTTGGCCCAAAATGGCTTCTACCGCGAGGCCGTGGCCCTCTTCACCCAGGCCTTGAAGCTCAACCCCCGGGACCACCG GTTATTTGGAAACCGTTCCTTCTGCCACGAGCGGCTGGGTCAGCCAGCGTGGGCGCTGGCGGATGCCCAGGTGGCTCTTACCCTTCGTCCTGGCTGGCCCCGAGGCCTCTTCCGCCTGGGCAAGGCTCTGATGGGGCTGCAG cgctttgaggaggcagctgccGTGTTCCAGGACACTTTGAGAGGCGGCTCCCAGCCGGACGCAGCCCGGGAGCTCCACTGCTGCCTTCGCCACCTCGCCCTG CAGCAGGATCAGCGGAAAGGAACGTGTGCCCCACCACGGTCAGCTCCCTGCAGCAGCAGGATCAGCGGAAAGGAACGTGTGCCCCACCACGGTCAGCTTGGTTCCCAGCGCCGTGCACCCATGCCGAGCCAGAGCCTCCAGGCCTACTACCCCTCAGTCCCGCTGGAACCACATCTCTCAGGACCCATGGCCTTCTACCTCCCTCCACAAATGATCTTCCATGTCACCCAAGCCACCCCAATGGccccctgtcccaggtgcagagTAGAGGAACCCCTCCTCTCTATCTCCATGACCCCGCAAAGGGCTGGCATGGGCTGGGGCTTGGGAGTCCCCATCTACCTCAGACCAGGTGAGGGAAGATCTGCTCGTCTGTTAGGGTCCTGGGACACCGTGTGGTGCCAGCTCACTGTGTCTCCTGATGCCTTGCACtctcaacccagggaaaagggcccCTCTGACAACATAGAACCTcttggtgagggagggagagccccACATCCACTGAAACAGCTGTTTTAG
- the TTC31 gene encoding tetratricopeptide repeat protein 31 isoform X2 has product MAPVPKAVGRIKLGDLRPGCPLGVAAAPQLCTEFGPEDYGGEDFLGQLVEPGPRGLHWSCADGSCRRLQGRHQDYFQNQLCHEAKTSEQSEGGKEAKGLGTYCGFRKAFLSSPQEARPGPQSPAASASFLHESDSLFQVVMPQRILVTEEEANRLAEELVAEEERAKQKAEKKRLKKKRQKERKLQERLEQDGRKATAKDSLHGDESPPPSPRHLAQEQCEEEEDSLDLSSSFVSLALRKVGDWPPQARRGKRLSQDPPGRSQDPQRKRDQEEGSPPREESPRQSPKAEVSPGLLAAASQQSQELANLGTHLAQNGFYREAVALFTQALKLNPRDHRLFGNRSFCHERLGQPAWALADAQVALTLRPGWPRGLFRLGKALMGLQRFEEAAAVFQDTLRGGSQPDAARELHCCLRHLALQQDQRKGTCAPPRSAPCSSRISGKERVPHHGQLGSQRRAPMPSQSLQAYYPSVPLEPHLSGPMAFYLPPQMIFHVTQATPMAPCPRCRVEEPLLSISMTPQRAGMGWGLGVPIYLRPGEGRSARLLGSWDTVWCQLTVSPDALHSQPREKGPSDNIEPLGEGGRAPHPLKQLF; this is encoded by the exons ATGGCGCCGGTTCCGAAGGCTGTGGGGCGGATCAAGCTAG GGGATCTGCGGCCCGGCTGCCCGCTGGGGGTCGCTGCTGCCCCCCAACTCTGCACGGAATTCGGTCCCGAAGACTACGGCGGAGAG GATTTTCTTGGACAGCTGGTGGAACCAGGTCCCAGGGGCCTGCACTGGAGCTGCGCAGATGGGAGCTGTAGGCGGCTGCAGGGGCGCCACCAAG ATTACTTCCAGAACCAGCTCTGCCATGAGGCCAAAACATCTGAGCAGAGTGAAGGAGGCAAGGAGGCCAAGGGACTAGGGACCTACTGTGGTTTCCGGAAGGCCTTTCTGTCCTCTCCCCAAGAGGCGAGGCCCGGGCCTCAAAGCCCCGCTGCCTCGGCATCCTTCCTCCACGAGTCAGACAGTCTGTTTCAGGTGGTCATGCCCCAGAGGATCCTAGTAACTGAAGAG GAAGCTAACCGGCTGGCTGAGGAGCTGGTGGCTGAGGAGGAGAGAGCGAAGCAGAAAGCGGAGAAGAAGCggctgaagaagaag CGTCAAAAGGAACGGAAGTTGCAGGAGCGCTTGGAGCAGGATGGCAGGAAGGCCACA GCCAAGGACAGCCTGCATGGGGATGAGagcccccctcccagccccaggcACCTGGCTCAGGAACagtgtgaggaggaggag GACTCGCTGGATCTTTCCAGCTCGTTTGTGTCTCTAGCCTTGCGCAAAGTTGGGGATTGGCCCCCTCAGGCCCGTAGAGGCAAAAGGCTGAGCCAGGACCCCCCAGGCAGGAGCCAGGACCCCCAGAGGAAGAGGGACCAAGAGGAAGGGAGCCCTCCAAGAGAAGAGAGCCCCAGGCAGAGTCCCAAGGCTGAG GTGTCTCCCGGACTGCTGGCAGCGGCCTCACAGCAGAGCCAGGAGCTAGCAA ACTTGGGAACCCACTTGGCCCAAAATGGCTTCTACCGCGAGGCCGTGGCCCTCTTCACCCAGGCCTTGAAGCTCAACCCCCGGGACCACCG GTTATTTGGAAACCGTTCCTTCTGCCACGAGCGGCTGGGTCAGCCAGCGTGGGCGCTGGCGGATGCCCAGGTGGCTCTTACCCTTCGTCCTGGCTGGCCCCGAGGCCTCTTCCGCCTGGGCAAGGCTCTGATGGGGCTGCAG cgctttgaggaggcagctgccGTGTTCCAGGACACTTTGAGAGGCGGCTCCCAGCCGGACGCAGCCCGGGAGCTCCACTGCTGCCTTCGCCACCTCGCCCTG CAGCAGGATCAGCGGAAAGGAACGTGTGCCCCACCACGGTCAGCTCCCTGCAGCAGCAGGATCAGCGGAAAGGAACGTGTGCCCCACCACGGTCAGCTTGGTTCCCAGCGCCGTGCACCCATGCCGAGCCAGAGCCTCCAGGCCTACTACCCCTCAGTCCCGCTGGAACCACATCTCTCAGGACCCATGGCCTTCTACCTCCCTCCACAAATGATCTTCCATGTCACCCAAGCCACCCCAATGGccccctgtcccaggtgcagagTAGAGGAACCCCTCCTCTCTATCTCCATGACCCCGCAAAGGGCTGGCATGGGCTGGGGCTTGGGAGTCCCCATCTACCTCAGACCAGGTGAGGGAAGATCTGCTCGTCTGTTAGGGTCCTGGGACACCGTGTGGTGCCAGCTCACTGTGTCTCCTGATGCCTTGCACtctcaacccagggaaaagggcccCTCTGACAACATAGAACCTcttggtgagggagggagagccccACATCCACTGAAACAGCTGTTTTAG
- the TTC31 gene encoding tetratricopeptide repeat protein 31 isoform X3 — protein MAPVPKAVGRIKLAGDLRPGCPLGVAAAPQLCTEFGPEDYGGEDFLGQLVEPGPRGLHWSCADGSCRRLQGRHQDYFQNQLCHEAKTSEQSEGGKEAKGLGTYCGFRKAFLSSPQEARPGPQSPAASASFLHESDSLFQVVMPQRILVTEEEANRLAEELVAEEERAKQKAEKKRLKKKRQKERKLQERLEQDGRKATAKDSLHGDESPPPSPRHLAQEQCEEEEDSLDLSSSFVSLALRKVGDWPPQARRGKRLSQDPPGRSQDPQRKRDQEEGSPPREESPRQSPKAEVSPGLLAAASQQSQELANLGTHLAQNGFYREAVALFTQALKLNPRDHRLFGNRSFCHERLGQPAWALADAQVALTLRPGWPRGLFRLGKALMGLQRFEEAAAVFQDTLRGGSQPDAARELHCCLRHLALQQDQRKGTCAPPRSAWFPAPCTHAEPEPPGLLPLSPAGTTSLRTHGLLPPSTNDLPCHPSHPNGPLSQVQSRGTPPLYLHDPAKGWHGLGLGSPHLPQTR, from the exons ATGGCGCCGGTTCCGAAGGCTGTGGGGCGGATCAAGCTAG CAGGGGATCTGCGGCCCGGCTGCCCGCTGGGGGTCGCTGCTGCCCCCCAACTCTGCACGGAATTCGGTCCCGAAGACTACGGCGGAGAG GATTTTCTTGGACAGCTGGTGGAACCAGGTCCCAGGGGCCTGCACTGGAGCTGCGCAGATGGGAGCTGTAGGCGGCTGCAGGGGCGCCACCAAG ATTACTTCCAGAACCAGCTCTGCCATGAGGCCAAAACATCTGAGCAGAGTGAAGGAGGCAAGGAGGCCAAGGGACTAGGGACCTACTGTGGTTTCCGGAAGGCCTTTCTGTCCTCTCCCCAAGAGGCGAGGCCCGGGCCTCAAAGCCCCGCTGCCTCGGCATCCTTCCTCCACGAGTCAGACAGTCTGTTTCAGGTGGTCATGCCCCAGAGGATCCTAGTAACTGAAGAG GAAGCTAACCGGCTGGCTGAGGAGCTGGTGGCTGAGGAGGAGAGAGCGAAGCAGAAAGCGGAGAAGAAGCggctgaagaagaag CGTCAAAAGGAACGGAAGTTGCAGGAGCGCTTGGAGCAGGATGGCAGGAAGGCCACA GCCAAGGACAGCCTGCATGGGGATGAGagcccccctcccagccccaggcACCTGGCTCAGGAACagtgtgaggaggaggag GACTCGCTGGATCTTTCCAGCTCGTTTGTGTCTCTAGCCTTGCGCAAAGTTGGGGATTGGCCCCCTCAGGCCCGTAGAGGCAAAAGGCTGAGCCAGGACCCCCCAGGCAGGAGCCAGGACCCCCAGAGGAAGAGGGACCAAGAGGAAGGGAGCCCTCCAAGAGAAGAGAGCCCCAGGCAGAGTCCCAAGGCTGAG GTGTCTCCCGGACTGCTGGCAGCGGCCTCACAGCAGAGCCAGGAGCTAGCAA ACTTGGGAACCCACTTGGCCCAAAATGGCTTCTACCGCGAGGCCGTGGCCCTCTTCACCCAGGCCTTGAAGCTCAACCCCCGGGACCACCG GTTATTTGGAAACCGTTCCTTCTGCCACGAGCGGCTGGGTCAGCCAGCGTGGGCGCTGGCGGATGCCCAGGTGGCTCTTACCCTTCGTCCTGGCTGGCCCCGAGGCCTCTTCCGCCTGGGCAAGGCTCTGATGGGGCTGCAG cgctttgaggaggcagctgccGTGTTCCAGGACACTTTGAGAGGCGGCTCCCAGCCGGACGCAGCCCGGGAGCTCCACTGCTGCCTTCGCCACCTCGCCCTG CAGCAGGATCAGCGGAAAGGAACGTGTGCCCCACCACGGTCAGCTTGGTTCCCAGCGCCGTGCACCCATGCCGAGCCAGAGCCTCCAGGCCTACTACCCCTCAGTCCCGCTGGAACCACATCTCTCAGGACCCATGGCCTTCTACCTCCCTCCACAAATGATCTTCCATGTCACCCAAGCCACCCCAATGGccccctgtcccaggtgcagagTAGAGGAACCCCTCCTCTCTATCTCCATGACCCCGCAAAGGGCTGGCATGGGCTGGGGCTTGGGAGTCCCCATCTACCTCAGACCAGGTGA